GGCGCGCTACGAGAACGGCGTCCTCACGCTGACGCTCCCCCGCAAGGAGGAGTCCAGGCCCCGCGTCATCGAAGTGAAGGTGCAGGGCTGAGCGCAGACACGCAGCCAGGGGTGAGGGGCGGTTGACGCGACACACTCACCCCGACCCTCTCCATTGCGGAGAGGGAAGGAACCACCGAGGGGCTTCGCCGAAGGGCGGAGCCCCTCGTCTACTTCTTGGTGCCGAGCGCCAGCGGGATGCGGAACAGCTCCAGCACCTGCTGCACGTCCAGCGGCTTGGCCAGGCACGCGATGGCGCCGGCCTGCTTGGACTGCTCGACCACCTCGGGCGAGTGGTTCGACGTCATGGTGATGAGCCGCACGCTCTCCATCTGCTTGCGAGCGCGGATGCGGCGGCACACCTCGAGACCGTCGATGTCCGGCATGTTCAAGTCGATGAGCATGCCGTGGGGCTTCTGCTCGGACACCAGCAGGAGCGCCTCCACACCGCTGCTGGTGGACTGCAGCTCCACCTGCGCCGCGTAGGGCTTGAAGGCACGCTTGATGGCATCGAGCACGGGACGCTCGTCATCCACCACCAGCAGCTTCACCGTCCCGCTGCCCAGCTCATCCGGCACCGGCATCTGGTGGGTGATGAGGAAGGCCCGCAGGTCCGCCGAGCGGACGCGCCGGTGGCCACCTGGCGTGCGGAACGCCATCAGGATGCCCCGGTCGATCCACTTGCTCACCGTCGATGGATCCACCTGCAGCAGTCGACTGATGTCGTGGGTGGTGTACAGCTGGTCCGTCGTGCCCGACGGCAACAATTCTTCCTTTGGCTGACCCGAACCGGTGCTCATGGAATTAAACACCTACCTTGAAACCGAGGTGACTTCAACCCAACCCGACTGCTTTTTGTATCAAGACCTTTTCATCAAACCTACCACGTCTTCCCACCGACCACTGGCCTTCAGGCACAACTCGACCAGCTCCCGAGCGGCGCCACGACCTCCGGGGCTCTGGGCCACGAAGTGCGCCTCCTGTCGGACCTCCGGCACGGCATCGGCTGGACAGGCCGACAATCCTACCCGTGACATAGGACCCAGGTCGTTCAGGTCGTCCCCCATATAAGCACAGGACTCAGCGGGTATGGAGAACTGGGTGAGCAGTTCGTCCAGAGCAGGCCCTTTTTCCTTCTTTCCCTGGAGGATAGCGGCCAGTCCCAGCTCCCGCCCACGGACCTCGACGATGGACGAGGTGCGGGCCGTGAGGATGGCCGCCGGCAAGCCCGACAGGCGGGCCATCACCAGGGCGTGGCCGTCCTTCACGTCGAAGCGCTTCAGCGCCTCGCCGTCCTTGCCGTAGTAGAGGCCGCCATCGGTGAGGACGCCGTCCACGTCGAAGACGAGCAGCCGCACCCGGGCCGCTCGGGCGACGAGCTCCTGCTTGCTCGGCTTGGGAAGCGTCTCCGTCATGGCCGCTTCGCGCCCCCTCCCTCAACGCTCATACCGCCGGCTCGTGCCCCAGCACCCTGCGGATGGACAGCACACTTCGTACCACGTCTTCGAACATCTGGGGGTTCAGTGAGCAGGGACCGTCACACAGGGCACGGTCCGGGTCCTCGTGGACCTCGGTAAAGAGCGCGTCGATGCCCGCGGCGGCGGCGGAGCGGGCCAGGAGCGACACGAACTTGCGCTCGCCGGCCGTCTCCCCGTTGCCGGCGGAGGGCAGCT
The window above is part of the Hyalangium gracile genome. Proteins encoded here:
- a CDS encoding response regulator, with amino-acid sequence MSTGSGQPKEELLPSGTTDQLYTTHDISRLLQVDPSTVSKWIDRGILMAFRTPGGHRRVRSADLRAFLITHQMPVPDELGSGTVKLLVVDDERPVLDAIKRAFKPYAAQVELQSTSSGVEALLLVSEQKPHGMLIDLNMPDIDGLEVCRRIRARKQMESVRLITMTSNHSPEVVEQSKQAGAIACLAKPLDVQQVLELFRIPLALGTKK
- a CDS encoding KdsC family phosphatase is translated as MTETLPKPSKQELVARAARVRLLVFDVDGVLTDGGLYYGKDGEALKRFDVKDGHALVMARLSGLPAAILTARTSSIVEVRGRELGLAAILQGKKEKGPALDELLTQFSIPAESCAYMGDDLNDLGPMSRVGLSACPADAVPEVRQEAHFVAQSPGGRGAARELVELCLKASGRWEDVVGLMKRS